A window of the Bacteroidota bacterium genome harbors these coding sequences:
- a CDS encoding tyrosine-type recombinase/integrase gives MVKPLYIPPSKSYRGLTVFCTKCNTNVAETCRDTDKPIQRCPFADKHRFKIYLHIPGTKNKRVTKIFDTRNLDEAISQAIQFRKEMEENNFAEISSSKIIRQNKITERKIQTENNIQPQLLLQIQSRYLGFLSGDKEICPSYMFRPRSKEHLDDISRGMACLITALKESGYFLEELKITDIDKHAVGVFYDYMQQKKLSGRTINKYLGYFTTMYKWLITQEGYQIQNIFEGVRRHSVKAMDIESITEEELEKILEAVQNKELGKEKLSTGEIKSLWKPWLRDAILLSIFSGRRAAEIFHLRFSSITEEKEEMTFIKSEDIKVNKIKNLQGDSKKYVSIPITAELKKLLLKLGYNENRGTEKYIIADSERMKRDTMARHLWRAFGHYAKQIGINKTFKSLRKTHASALAARIGAENARIITGHSALKVLEDHYFDKKVIGKVAQDFSVFGKAS, from the coding sequence ATGGTAAAACCGCTTTACATTCCACCCTCAAAAAGTTACAGAGGGCTAACTGTATTCTGCACCAAATGCAATACCAATGTTGCCGAAACATGCAGAGACACCGATAAACCCATTCAGCGTTGCCCGTTTGCCGATAAGCATCGTTTCAAAATCTACCTTCATATTCCCGGCACGAAAAATAAAAGAGTCACCAAGATTTTTGACACGCGGAATCTCGATGAAGCAATTTCACAAGCGATTCAATTCAGAAAGGAAATGGAGGAAAATAATTTCGCTGAAATATCCTCTTCAAAAATTATCAGACAAAATAAAATTACAGAAAGAAAAATTCAAACGGAGAATAATATCCAACCGCAACTTTTACTTCAGATTCAATCAAGGTATCTCGGATTTCTTTCAGGAGATAAAGAAATCTGCCCCTCGTATATGTTTCGACCGCGCAGTAAAGAACATTTGGATGATATTTCACGAGGAATGGCTTGCCTGATTACTGCACTAAAGGAATCAGGATATTTTTTAGAGGAATTAAAAATTACGGATATCGATAAACACGCAGTAGGAGTATTCTATGACTATATGCAGCAGAAAAAATTATCGGGAAGAACAATTAATAAATATCTCGGCTACTTTACAACGATGTATAAATGGCTGATTACACAAGAAGGTTACCAGATTCAGAATATTTTTGAAGGAGTGAGAAGACATTCTGTAAAGGCAATGGATATAGAATCAATTACAGAAGAAGAACTCGAAAAAATATTAGAAGCGGTTCAGAACAAAGAATTAGGAAAAGAAAAACTCAGCACCGGAGAAATAAAATCACTTTGGAAACCCTGGCTCAGGGATGCAATTCTGCTTTCCATATTCAGCGGAAGAAGAGCCGCTGAAATTTTTCACCTGCGTTTTTCTTCCATCACAGAAGAAAAAGAGGAAATGACTTTCATAAAATCAGAAGACATCAAGGTGAATAAAATTAAAAACCTGCAAGGGGATTCTAAAAAATATGTTTCAATCCCGATTACTGCCGAACTGAAAAAACTTTTATTGAAATTGGGGTATAATGAAAACAGGGGAACAGAAAAATATATCATCGCTGATTCAGAAAGAATGAAACGCGATACAATGGCAAGGCATTTATGGAGAGCTTTCGGACATTACGCAAAGCAAATCGGGATCAATAAAACTTTCAAGTCACTCCGTAAAACGCACGCCAGCGCGCTTGCTGCAAGAATTGGCGCAGAGAACGCAAGAATAATCACCGGACACAGCGCATTAAAAGTTTTGGAAGACCATTACTTCGATAAAAAAGTGATTGGAAAAGTGGCGCAGGATTTCAGCGTATTCGGAAAGGCATCCTGA